The sequence AGTTTGTTGATGTCACGATTACCGCTGCAGATTCGCACGATCTGTGGGCGTCTGCATGACGTTGAGGTATCACGTTAGTTGGACGGCCGGGAGGGCCAAGTTGTGTACATCCTTACTTCCGGTCTTACTTACCGCGTTATTGACAGTCTCTCACTTAGCAGTTGCCGCACCGATTGCAGCAGAGACGCCGCAATTTTCGGCCATGTCTGGCGTTCCGGTTTCAGTTCCAGTCGATCAACCGGCAAAAAAGCAAGTTACACCAGACCTTTTCACGCAACCGCTGTCGTTCCGCGGTACGTTGGGGGATGCGACGATTGAAATGCATCTTCAGCTAAAGCCTGACCCGACCGAAGGGCTGCAAGGGACCTATTCGGCTCCCGGTCAATCTGTCCAAATATTGTTGGCTGGTGAGTATGACGGCGGCGATGTCATCATGGAAGAGTCTATTAATGGCAAGGACGTGTCTGGCGACTGGTCAGGCCAATTTGATGGCAAGACATTCAGCGGCACCTGGTCGACCATTGATGATGCGATTACCAAGTCTTTTGTGTTGGTAGTTGAGTCCAGCAAAGAACGCAAAAAATCGTCCAAAAAATAATCGTAATCAACATTATTTCGACGCGAAGTCACATTTATCATGCGATGTGGATTATTCCTTTTATCTTCATCTGGAAAAGTTGCTATGCTCGTAGCTGAAACGCGTGTGGTTGAACCTCGTTTCAAGATTAGCACCTGATTCAAGCTTCACCTGTTTAGTAAAGCAAGTCGTAATCAATGCATTCTCTTTGGCTGTAATTAATCCAATATGTAAGTATGCAATCTGGTCAGTAATTGCGCCAATAATCAATTCAACAATCGGGTAATCCCATATGTCCAAAAAGTCACTGCAAACTTCTATCATTCACAACGATTACGTTGCTCCGCAAGGATTTGGCGCATTTCCAACGCCGATATATCACGCATCGACTGTTTTGTTTGAAAATGTCGCCGCGATGCGCGCGCGGGACTGGCTCGATAAGAGTGCTTATAACTATGGTTTGCACGGTACACCGACCACCTTTACGCTAGAAGCGCGCCTAGCCGATATCGAGGGCGGTACGCATTGTCGCCTCGCGCCTAGTGGCTTGGCTGCGATTACGATGGTTGACTTCGCATTTCTAAAAAGCGGTGATGACGTTCTGGTGCCTGATAATGTGTACGGCTCCAATCGCGTGCTGAGCAATTGGCTATCAACTAATTTCGGGATCACCTCACGCTATTATGATCCGATGATTGGTGCTGGAATTGCTGATCTGATTCAACCGAATACGACGCTGATCTGGACCGAAGCACCGGGTTCCGTATCGATGGAAGTGCCTGATATTCCAGCAATCTGCGCCGCCGCACATGCTCGCGGCGTTTTGGTCGCGCTTGATAATACCTGGTCGGCTGGTCTGGCGTTTCGGGCATTTGATCACGGCATTGATATCGTCATGCATGCACTGACCAAATATCAGTCCGGTGGCTCGGATGTATTGATGGGCGCGGTGATTACGCGTGATCCGGCAGTCGCAAAGAAGATTGAGATCGCTTTTAATAATCTTGGATTAGGCGTCGGCATGGATGATGTTTATCTGGTGCTACGTAGTTTACCGACAATGAAGTTGCGTTTTGAGGCGCATGATGCAGCTGCGCGCACGGTAGCCGCCTGGTTCAAAAATCGGCCGGAAATTACGCGGATGTTGCATCCGGCTTTTGCCGATTGTCCTGGTCACGAAACCTGGAAGCGTGATTTTACCGGTGCTGCCGGTTTATTCTCCGTACTATTTGATAGGCGGTATACCGAAGAACAAACCGATCGTTTTGTTGATAGCCTGAAGTTGTTCAAGATTGGTTTTAGTTGGGGTGGAGCGAATAGTCTGGCAGTCCCGTATCGGATTCAAGGCATGCGTAAAGACTGGGCAGAAGAGGGAATTTTGGTGCGCTTTAATATTGGACTGGAAGATCCGCAGGATCTGATTGCAGATATAGAGCAGGCGCTAAATCAACTGAAATGATTAAAAATTGCCCCACATGGCGGCAAATCATGGGCTGGTTGTCATGAAAATCTCACCGCAACCAGCAAAGACGAGAAAGTGACTTTTAGGTAAAACGGGCTAAATCGTCCGTTTAAACTGTCCACCGCCTCTTTCTCATGCTGCCGTCGAATACTTGAATAAAACCGTCGTTATTCTGAATAGTCTTTTGGTTAAAGTTTTTTATATTAGCGCCCATGCTGACATGGGCGCTAAAGCAGGTCTTAAATCGGCATAGTCTTGTTGTCATTCAAGTCGAGTAGGCCCTTGATCAAACGATACGCTTTCCATAGCCAGGCGACACCCCACACGAGAAATGCCAGTGGAATACCGACAATCGTGAAAAATAAGACGCCGCCAACCGCAACCCAGACCAGATACCACCAAAACGAACGAATTTGCCAGTTGTGATGGCTGTAGATGAACGTATCTGCGGCATCTTCTCGCTTCATATAGTTAATAATGAGCGGAATAAACGAAAATAGTCCAAGAGAAAATACCAGACAAGCGCCGTGGAATAGATAGAGCCACCACGCGAGATTTTTCAAAGAGTTCAGTTTGTTATCGAATACTAATTCTTGTGTCATCGTAGCGATCCTTGCATTGAATTGTTTCAAAATGATAGTGTGCGTAAGTCGAGCCACTAGACGATGAGACCAGATTCTCCGTTTTTAGTTACGGATCAGCGCGATTATTAGGTCAATAGTGGCAAGATGCCGTCTAAACCAACAAAATTCAAGGCCACACTTGCTTGAGCGCGTACTACGGGTTTGGCGCGGAACGCCACGGACAGGCCAGCGACGCGCATCATTTTTAAGTCATTTGCGCCATCGCCCATGACGATTGCCGCCGCTGGCAGAATCCCCAGCTCGGTACAAATACGTTCTACGGTACGTTGTTTTACATCAGCATTGACGATTTCACCGATAACTTTTCCGGTGAGTTTTCCATCGACGATTTCTAATTCGTTGGCGTGTGTATAGTCGAGGCCAAGACGTTTTTTAATGCGAGCAGTAAAAAAGGTAAATCCGCCTGAAACCAGTAGTGTTTTGATGCCGGCAGCTTTTATCGCTGTTAGCATTTTTTCAGCGCCCATTGACAGCTGAAGGCGCTCGTCATAAACCCGTTCGAGGGCAGATGCATCCAATCCTTTTAGCAAGGCCACACGACGAATCAGGCTTTCGTTGAACTCCAGTTCCCCACGCATGGCAGCCTCGGTAATGGCCGCAACTTGTGGTTTTAGACCTTGCATGTCGGCAATTTCATCGATGCATTCTATAGTGATCAGCGTCGAATCCATATCCATAGCAAGTAATTTGAAATCGGATAACTGACGCTCTGGCGTCATGAACGCGTAGTCAAGCTTAGCTATGTGACAAGCACTATCAATTTCAGCCTTCAGCGCATCCGACATCGCGATACCCTCACAGCGCCAAGTCGTTGCTGAAAGGTCTATGAGCCGGCCACTTGCAAGATTGGCGATGTGGGTCGCGGCGGCGCGGTCTTGGCTCAGGCCTTGCAGGATTAAATTCATGTCGTCATTCTTTCGTAATGCTTTGTTAAGTATTTTTTAATACGTGTTTTTTAATACCTGCTAATTGATCCGTTGATCCGTTGATCCGTTTATCCATCTACACATCTCAACCGTATTTATAATATTGGTTGAAATCTTGATTCGACTGAATAATGTGGTCGATTTATTACTTTAATTAGCCTGACTTGATATTGATTCAACTTTAGTATTATAAAAGTCTCAAGTGGCCTAAAAACCTCAAGGACTTTGGATACAGTTAAATCAAATTGAAAAAAGTTATTAGCCAATGAGCGCCCGGATCGTTGCCTTCACCTGATTCACGCGTGCAGCCAAATCCGGCATGGGGATAGTAATACGTAATTTGTCCTGACCATTGAGTTTGATGTGGCGATTCTTTTGGATCAATTCGATAATCCGCATGGCATCGATGGGTGGATTCGGGGCGAACTGTAGTAATGCCGCTTCTGAATGGGCGTCAATTTTAACGATACCAACCGGCTTGGCCGCCACACGGAGTCGATGCGTTTCGATCAGGGCTTTCGCCGGATCTGGCAATTTGCCAAAACGATCAATCAATTCTTCCTGAAGATCGTCAATCTTATCCTGCACATTGCAATTCGCCAAACGCTTGTATAGCGACAAACGCTCGTGGACATCGCCGCAATAGTCGCTAGGCAACAATGCAGGAACGTGCAGATTTATTTCGGTCATGGTCGAGAGTGGTGCGGCCAAATCTGGCTCTTTGCCATTTTTGAGTGACCGTACAGCCTCGTTGAGCATGTCGGAATAAAGTTGAAAGCCGATTTCGTGCATTTCGCCAGATTGATTGTCGCCTAGCACTTCTCCGGCACCTCGGATTTCCAGATCATGCATTGCTAGATAAAAACCGCTACCGAGTTCTTCCATTTGCTGGATGGCGTCGAGGCGACGTTGGGCAAGCTTGGTCAGTCCTTGTACGTCGTTTACCAACAAATAGGCGTAAGCCTGATGATGCGAACGTCCGACCCGACCGCGTAACTGATGTAGTTGCGCCAGGCCGAATTTGTCAGCGCGATGCATGATGATGGTATTTGCCGTGGGAACGTCAATGCCGGTTTCAATGATGGTGGTGCATAACAAGATGTTAAAGCGCTGTGCAACGAAATCACGCATCACTTTTTCGAGATCGCGCTCGTGCATCTGTCCATGCGCGACTGCAATGCGGGCTTCTGGCAACAGGACTTCCAGCATTGCCTTACGATTCAGGATGGTGTCGACTTCATTGTGTAAAAAGTAGACTTGACCGCCGCGTTTGAGCTCACGCAAGCAGGCCTCACGAATGGTAGATTCATCTTCACTGCGCACAAATGTTTTGATTGCCAGACGCTTTTGCGGTGCGGTTGCGATAATCGAAAAGTCACGTAGTCCTTCGAGTGCCATGCCAAGGGTACGTGGAATCGGAGTTGCTGTCAGCGTCAGGACATCGACTTCGGCTCGTAACGATTTCAGTACTTCTTTTTGACGAACACCAAAGCGATGCTCTTCATCGATAATGACCAATCCCAAACGCGCAAATTTAACGTCGTCCGATAACAGCTTATGCGTACCGATGACGATGTCGATAGTACCGTCGGCCATGCCTTTCATCGCTTGCGTGATTTCTTTTCCTGAACGGAAGCGCGATAGCTCTGCAATCTTAACCGGCCAGTCCGCAAATCGGTCTGCAAAGGTTTGTGCATGCTGCTCCGCCAGCAAAGTGGTCGGCGCCAAAATGGCTACCTGTTTGCCGCCGAGCACGGCGACAAACGTTGCGCGCAAGGCGACTTCTGTTTTGCCGAATCCTACGTCGCCGCAAATCAAGCGATCCATTGGCTTTCCACTGGTCATATCACCGATCACCGCATTAATTGCAGCGGCTTGATCAACCGTCTCTTCAAAACCAAAACTTTCGGCAAAGGTGGCGTAGTCATGGGCCGAGTATTCGAAGGTATGACCTTGACGTAATGCACGACGCGCATACAAATTCAGTAATTCGGCAGCAGTATCGCGCACTTGTTGTGCGGCTTTGCGTTTGGCTTTTTCCCATTGACCGGAGCCGAGCGCGTGCAAAGGCGCATCTTCGGGAGATGCACCGGAATAACGTGAGATGACGTGTAGCTGCGATACTGGCACGTAAAGCTTGGTATCTTTGGCATATTCGAGATGCAGGAACTCAGTTTCACCTTCACCAAGATCCATGCTGACCAGTCCCATGTAACGGCCGATCCCATGATTAATGTGGACTACCGGATCGCCGATCTTGAGTTCCGACAAATCGCGGACCATCGATTCGACCTGCGTTGCGCCTTCCTGTTTTTTCTTGCCGATACGCCGCCCGGAGCCTGCGTATAGTTCGGTTTCGGTGATGAAGGCGAAATCGTTGAGTTCGAACCCGACGTGTAGCGGGGCCACGCCCAGCATCAACTTCGACGACGAGGTGACAAAATCGGTGTAACTCTCGGATAGTTGCAGCGGTAGATTGTATTCGGTGAAATATTGCTGAAGCGTCTCGCGTCGGCCATTTGACTCAGCGCAGATCAACACCCGTTTGCCTGTTTGCAAAAGATAGCCACGCAAATTGGTAAGGGGGTCTTCAATCCGCCGGTTGACTGCTATATTTGGTATAGCAGCAGATAACGTTGGTGAAGAGGATACTGTTGCGGGTAATTCCGTAGTCGCTGATTCAGTATTGCTATCGTTGGCTAATCCGTCATCCTGTTGAATAATCCACCGTCCATGCGGTTTTACCAATTTGAAGAAATCTTCGTCACTGAGAAAAATCGTTTCTGGCGCAAGTAAAGGTCGTTCTCGATCAGATTTTAAAAACCTGTAACGCGATTGCGTATCGGTCCAGAAGCGCATGATCGCGTCATTAATATCGCCGACCAAAGCGAAGGTTGTGTTCTCTGGCAGATATTCAAATAATGTCGCAGTCCCATCAAAAAATAGCGGCAAATAATATTCGATACCGGCGGAAGCGATACCGTTGCCGATGTCTTTATAAATGGCTGAACGGGATGGATCACCCTCAAATACTTCACGCCACCGACTGCGAAAGGCAGTACGCGCAGTTTCATCCATTGGAAACTCACGTCCTGGGAGTAAACGTATTTCTTTGACCGGATATAAGGAACGTTGCGTATCGGCATCAAAAGTACGAATAGTCTCAATGGTGTCGCCGAACAAATCGATGCGGTAGGGGAGAACTGAACCCATCGGAAAAATGTCGATCAATCCGCCGCGGACAGAATATTCGCCGGGTGAGATCACTTGCGTGACGTGACTGTAACCTGCCAATGTCAATTGCGATTTCAGGCGCGCTTCATCCAGTATCTCGCCCTGCTTA is a genomic window of Glaciimonas sp. CA11.2 containing:
- a CDS encoding cystathionine beta-lyase; this translates as MSKKSLQTSIIHNDYVAPQGFGAFPTPIYHASTVLFENVAAMRARDWLDKSAYNYGLHGTPTTFTLEARLADIEGGTHCRLAPSGLAAITMVDFAFLKSGDDVLVPDNVYGSNRVLSNWLSTNFGITSRYYDPMIGAGIADLIQPNTTLIWTEAPGSVSMEVPDIPAICAAAHARGVLVALDNTWSAGLAFRAFDHGIDIVMHALTKYQSGGSDVLMGAVITRDPAVAKKIEIAFNNLGLGVGMDDVYLVLRSLPTMKLRFEAHDAAARTVAAWFKNRPEITRMLHPAFADCPGHETWKRDFTGAAGLFSVLFDRRYTEEQTDRFVDSLKLFKIGFSWGGANSLAVPYRIQGMRKDWAEEGILVRFNIGLEDPQDLIADIEQALNQLK
- a CDS encoding DUF4870 family protein codes for the protein MTQELVFDNKLNSLKNLAWWLYLFHGACLVFSLGLFSFIPLIINYMKREDAADTFIYSHHNWQIRSFWWYLVWVAVGGVLFFTIVGIPLAFLVWGVAWLWKAYRLIKGLLDLNDNKTMPI
- the serB gene encoding phosphoserine phosphatase SerB is translated as MNLILQGLSQDRAAATHIANLASGRLIDLSATTWRCEGIAMSDALKAEIDSACHIAKLDYAFMTPERQLSDFKLLAMDMDSTLITIECIDEIADMQGLKPQVAAITEAAMRGELEFNESLIRRVALLKGLDASALERVYDERLQLSMGAEKMLTAIKAAGIKTLLVSGGFTFFTARIKKRLGLDYTHANELEIVDGKLTGKVIGEIVNADVKQRTVERICTELGILPAAAIVMGDGANDLKMMRVAGLSVAFRAKPVVRAQASVALNFVGLDGILPLLT
- the mfd gene encoding transcription-repair coupling factor — protein: MYFDLDKSLPKPGARFMLPAVHGSADAYALAHAAITLKSRQQMLTVIVANATDAQRLLSEIPWFAEQHQKETDAKSGTKSENSDTAPKFQNRSSLRCHLLPDWETLPYDAFSPHQDLVSERLATLYEIQNGHCDLLIVPATTALVRMAPPSFLAAYTFFFKQGEILDEARLKSQLTLAGYSHVTQVISPGEYSVRGGLIDIFPMGSVLPYRIDLFGDTIETIRTFDADTQRSLYPVKEIRLLPGREFPMDETARTAFRSRWREVFEGDPSRSAIYKDIGNGIASAGIEYYLPLFFDGTATLFEYLPENTTFALVGDINDAIMRFWTDTQSRYRFLKSDRERPLLAPETIFLSDEDFFKLVKPHGRWIIQQDDGLANDSNTESATTELPATVSSSPTLSAAIPNIAVNRRIEDPLTNLRGYLLQTGKRVLICAESNGRRETLQQYFTEYNLPLQLSESYTDFVTSSSKLMLGVAPLHVGFELNDFAFITETELYAGSGRRIGKKKQEGATQVESMVRDLSELKIGDPVVHINHGIGRYMGLVSMDLGEGETEFLHLEYAKDTKLYVPVSQLHVISRYSGASPEDAPLHALGSGQWEKAKRKAAQQVRDTAAELLNLYARRALRQGHTFEYSAHDYATFAESFGFEETVDQAAAINAVIGDMTSGKPMDRLICGDVGFGKTEVALRATFVAVLGGKQVAILAPTTLLAEQHAQTFADRFADWPVKIAELSRFRSGKEITQAMKGMADGTIDIVIGTHKLLSDDVKFARLGLVIIDEEHRFGVRQKEVLKSLRAEVDVLTLTATPIPRTLGMALEGLRDFSIIATAPQKRLAIKTFVRSEDESTIREACLRELKRGGQVYFLHNEVDTILNRKAMLEVLLPEARIAVAHGQMHERDLEKVMRDFVAQRFNILLCTTIIETGIDVPTANTIIMHRADKFGLAQLHQLRGRVGRSHHQAYAYLLVNDVQGLTKLAQRRLDAIQQMEELGSGFYLAMHDLEIRGAGEVLGDNQSGEMHEIGFQLYSDMLNEAVRSLKNGKEPDLAAPLSTMTEINLHVPALLPSDYCGDVHERLSLYKRLANCNVQDKIDDLQEELIDRFGKLPDPAKALIETHRLRVAAKPVGIVKIDAHSEAALLQFAPNPPIDAMRIIELIQKNRHIKLNGQDKLRITIPMPDLAARVNQVKATIRALIG